In the genome of Terribacillus sp. FSL K6-0262, one region contains:
- a CDS encoding carbohydrate ABC transporter permease: MRKRAGVGFYIFLIIFVFLVMFPFIWVLLTSIKPQGEIFSSFQWFSSNMTLENYASALETRPLLLYMLNSFVVATLTTIISIIVASFTAYAVTRLPIRFKGLILGLVLAASMFPQIAVLSPIFNFVTDAGLRNSYLGLVIPYITISLPLAIWILSTFFIKIPLALEESAKLDGATPFQTFRKIIFPLAAPGVFTTAILVFIAAWNEYLFALTINTDDRWRTIPVGISFYQSQYTIPWGDITAATVIVTIPIVVLVLLFQRRIVAGLTSGSVKE, translated from the coding sequence ATGAGAAAACGTGCTGGAGTCGGGTTTTACATTTTTTTGATCATCTTTGTATTCCTGGTCATGTTCCCGTTCATCTGGGTGCTCCTGACCTCGATCAAACCGCAGGGAGAAATTTTTTCTTCTTTTCAGTGGTTTTCAAGCAATATGACACTGGAAAACTATGCATCGGCGCTTGAGACAAGACCGTTGCTTCTGTACATGCTGAATAGCTTTGTTGTTGCAACACTCACTACAATCATCTCCATCATCGTCGCATCTTTCACAGCCTATGCGGTCACACGGCTGCCGATCCGATTCAAAGGTCTGATTCTTGGATTGGTGCTGGCGGCATCCATGTTTCCGCAAATCGCAGTCCTTTCACCGATCTTCAATTTTGTCACCGATGCAGGCTTGCGCAACAGCTATCTCGGTCTGGTAATCCCGTACATTACCATCAGTTTGCCGCTGGCAATCTGGATTCTATCGACATTTTTCATCAAAATCCCGCTGGCTTTGGAAGAATCGGCGAAGCTGGATGGAGCAACACCTTTCCAGACATTCCGTAAAATCATCTTCCCGCTGGCCGCACCAGGCGTATTCACGACAGCCATCCTCGTGTTCATCGCAGCCTGGAATGAGTATCTGTTCGCCTTGACTATCAATACCGATGATCGCTGGCGCACGATACCAGTCGGCATCTCCTTCTATCAAAGCCAATACACGATTCCGTGGGGGGATATCACTGCCGCTACCGTCATCGTGACGATTCCGATCGTCGTCCTTGTCCTCTTGTTCCAGCGCCGCATCGTCGCGGGCCTGACAAGCGGATCTGTCAAAGAATAA
- a CDS encoding Gfo/Idh/MocA family oxidoreductase: MKTLRVGVVGLGSIARNRHLPELEQNPQTEITAVCDVVPSRSEEIAKAYQATAYTEYEELIEDPRIDAVIVCAANHLHAPVSIAALQAGKHVLCEKPMATTLEEADQMIAAQKASGKLLLIAHNQCFVPSHQKARKMIQAGELGKIYSFRTTFGHGGPEQWSIDGKNSWFFDKDKAYIGALGDLGVHKSHLIEFLLDEPIQEVAAFVDTLAKPYADVDDNAVAVLRTKSGIIGTLAASWSYVAEEDNSTIIYGEKGVIRLEDSPDYSLVVEYHNGDRSNHSLGAIQTNDAQTQSNSGVVDAFASCVLNNASDCPITAERGRSALAVILAALDSNSDKKVISLVPELAEKGEQA; encoded by the coding sequence ATGAAAACCTTACGTGTAGGAGTAGTCGGACTAGGAAGTATCGCGCGCAATCGCCATTTGCCGGAGCTTGAGCAAAATCCGCAAACCGAAATCACCGCTGTCTGTGATGTGGTGCCGAGCAGGTCGGAGGAAATCGCCAAAGCGTACCAAGCGACAGCATACACCGAATACGAAGAGCTGATCGAGGATCCGCGTATCGATGCGGTCATCGTCTGTGCGGCCAACCATCTGCATGCGCCGGTGTCTATCGCTGCTTTGCAGGCAGGAAAGCATGTCCTCTGCGAAAAGCCGATGGCAACGACACTGGAGGAGGCAGATCAGATGATAGCAGCGCAAAAAGCAAGCGGCAAGCTCCTGCTCATCGCTCATAATCAATGCTTTGTCCCATCCCATCAGAAGGCGCGGAAGATGATTCAGGCTGGCGAGCTCGGGAAGATTTACAGCTTCCGGACGACATTCGGTCATGGAGGCCCGGAGCAATGGAGCATCGATGGGAAAAATAGCTGGTTCTTCGACAAAGACAAAGCGTACATCGGCGCACTTGGGGATCTTGGCGTGCATAAATCCCATCTGATCGAATTCCTGCTCGATGAGCCGATCCAGGAAGTGGCGGCATTTGTCGATACATTGGCAAAACCATACGCAGATGTGGATGATAATGCAGTGGCTGTCCTGCGTACAAAATCAGGGATCATCGGCACGCTGGCTGCCAGCTGGTCGTATGTAGCCGAAGAGGATAACTCGACAATCATATATGGCGAAAAAGGTGTCATCCGACTGGAGGATAGTCCGGACTACAGTCTGGTTGTCGAGTACCATAATGGTGATAGGAGCAATCATTCCCTTGGCGCCATTCAGACGAATGATGCCCAGACACAATCGAATTCCGGCGTCGTGGACGCGTTTGCCAGCTGCGTGCTGAATAATGCTTCCGATTGTCCGATCACAGCGGAAAGAGGCCGCTCGGCGCTGGCTGTCATCTTGGCAGCGTTGGATTCCAATAGCGATAAAAAAGTGATTTCACTTGTACCAGAGCTGGCAGAGAAGGGGGAACAAGCATGA
- a CDS encoding sugar phosphate isomerase/epimerase: MKLGVFTVLFQELSLEDMLVRVKQAGLDTVEIGTGGYPGNAHCPIDELLESEGALKKYQETFEKYGVTIGAFSCHGNPISPDKAFAEESDWLLRKTIKLAAKMGVPVVNCFSGVAGSEESATKPNWPVTAWPPEYGDVLNWQWDKKLVPYWKELGSFAEEHQVKIALELHGGFLVHTPYTMLKLRELTSDAIGANFDPSHMWWQGIDPTAAIKILGKAGAIHHFHAKDTYIDPENVNMYGLTDMQPYSNIKERAWNFRTVGLGHGLEEWNKMISALRTYDYDYVISIEHEDSLMSIEEGFQRAVDNLKNVVINEPATTMWWT, encoded by the coding sequence ATGAAATTAGGCGTTTTTACTGTATTGTTCCAGGAGCTGTCCCTGGAAGATATGCTTGTACGTGTCAAACAAGCTGGATTGGATACTGTCGAAATCGGGACCGGCGGCTATCCAGGCAATGCCCATTGCCCGATTGATGAACTGCTGGAAAGTGAAGGAGCATTGAAGAAATATCAGGAAACGTTCGAGAAATATGGCGTTACAATCGGAGCTTTCAGCTGTCACGGCAATCCGATTTCGCCTGACAAGGCATTCGCGGAAGAATCGGATTGGCTTCTGCGTAAGACGATAAAGCTTGCTGCCAAAATGGGAGTACCGGTTGTAAACTGTTTTTCAGGAGTGGCTGGTTCCGAAGAGAGCGCTACGAAGCCGAACTGGCCGGTCACTGCCTGGCCGCCTGAATATGGGGATGTGTTGAACTGGCAGTGGGATAAGAAACTCGTTCCTTATTGGAAGGAGCTGGGTTCTTTTGCCGAAGAGCACCAGGTAAAGATTGCACTGGAATTGCACGGCGGCTTTCTCGTCCATACACCCTATACCATGCTGAAGCTGCGTGAGCTGACAAGTGATGCTATCGGTGCGAACTTCGATCCGAGTCATATGTGGTGGCAGGGGATCGATCCGACGGCTGCCATCAAGATACTCGGAAAAGCTGGCGCCATCCATCACTTCCATGCCAAGGATACGTACATCGACCCTGAAAATGTCAATATGTACGGCCTGACCGATATGCAGCCGTACAGCAATATCAAAGAGCGGGCTTGGAACTTCCGGACAGTCGGACTCGGTCATGGACTGGAAGAGTGGAATAAAATGATCAGTGCGCTGCGCACTTACGACTACGATTACGTCATCAGCATCGAGCATGAAGATTCATTGATGTCGATTGAAGAAGGCTTCCAGCGTGCAGTCGATAATCTGAAAAATGTCGTGATCAATGAACCTGCCACGACGATGTGGTGGACATAA
- a CDS encoding DUF4176 domain-containing protein, translating into MKIKPLIVCIIFTIFLTACSVGFTTSSGDDESTEQQPTVENVDTEKLIPLGSVVKLKGAEKPVMIHGYEQQEYGSEKLYDYISVPYPEGHIRPDYSIFFNREDIEEVLHVGYATSEDEKLREEADSRLKEN; encoded by the coding sequence ATGAAGATTAAACCATTAATTGTTTGTATAATCTTCACTATATTTCTCACAGCCTGCAGTGTCGGATTCACCACTTCATCTGGTGATGATGAATCTACCGAACAGCAACCGACTGTAGAAAATGTCGATACAGAAAAACTGATACCGTTAGGATCTGTTGTAAAGTTAAAGGGAGCGGAAAAGCCGGTTATGATTCATGGTTATGAACAGCAGGAGTACGGCTCTGAGAAGCTCTATGATTATATATCCGTTCCGTATCCGGAAGGGCATATCAGACCTGATTACAGTATCTTTTTTAACAGGGAAGATATTGAAGAAGTTTTGCATGTTGGTTATGCAACATCAGAAGATGAAAAACTTCGAGAAGAAGCTGATAGCAGATTGAAAGAAAATTGA
- a CDS encoding DUF4176 domain-containing protein: protein MSNSYKDLLPIGTVLRLNSVKKPLMIYGRHQIQTKSKMIFDYIAVPYPEGNLTDDFNVFFNREQIKEVLFKGFESPAELMLKEKIEHDLTESRMKNED from the coding sequence ATGAGTAATTCATATAAAGACTTACTACCCATTGGCACAGTCCTCAGACTTAATTCTGTTAAAAAACCACTAATGATATATGGGAGACATCAGATTCAGACTAAGTCAAAAATGATATTTGATTACATAGCAGTTCCCTATCCAGAGGGGAATTTGACAGATGATTTTAATGTTTTCTTTAATCGTGAACAGATTAAGGAAGTTCTGTTTAAAGGTTTTGAATCTCCAGCAGAATTAATGTTAAAAGAAAAAATCGAACACGACCTTACTGAAAGCAGAATGAAAAATGAAGATTAA
- a CDS encoding LXG domain-containing protein: protein MKQLHNHSLHTDINKLLNQLDTKLDQMDQLRNAIVELVSNQESFTGATGNSIRIYYQNIHLPFISFYCVSLENYKSSLRKLRETSLDLEEDKNGVIMQKFLEGELTDSLDRTKRKAIDLVDEANSTFSSISDIVHISNLNADDFTSSMDEAQKATDDTIEDLFDFDSKNSEGLETVGDDIQLMEQYVAEMESMVKDGTLSVENYTPLQSNLSLAHSVIIKSLESRSVTNKSFSAEAQLEELLQLYMKRTELTSHNIYTGEKGLAGTSFGFCEIEKEESPLLYETEIEDGIDDGVGNVKSKLEFNDKRNIFSGSLSASIVDTTKMEMGKDALKTKVLYSDLNLDVPYGNTSQLEYLLLGKNQGIKGEVGIGQIDISHEKSPLGATIKLPHADAKTNIENYTISAGASASVLKFEFKLEPFNLFGYDALEEWFGVEEDPYLGFDLIIGGAGIGGSVGTETGFFIAGGIGFGGKIGVEQDED, encoded by the coding sequence GTGAAACAATTACATAACCACTCTCTACATACTGACATTAATAAACTGCTGAACCAGTTAGACACAAAATTAGATCAAATGGACCAGCTGAGAAATGCTATAGTTGAACTTGTAAGTAACCAAGAGTCCTTCACTGGGGCAACAGGAAATTCCATCAGAATCTATTATCAAAATATCCACCTTCCTTTCATCTCTTTTTATTGTGTCTCGCTTGAAAACTATAAGTCCAGCCTTCGGAAACTCCGGGAAACTTCTTTAGACTTGGAAGAAGATAAAAATGGTGTAATAATGCAGAAATTTTTAGAAGGAGAATTGACAGATAGTCTGGACAGAACAAAAAGAAAAGCAATTGATTTAGTTGATGAAGCTAATAGTACTTTTAGTTCCATAAGTGATATAGTCCACATTAGTAATTTGAACGCGGACGACTTTACAAGCAGCATGGATGAAGCACAAAAGGCAACTGATGACACAATAGAGGATCTTTTCGACTTTGATTCCAAAAACAGTGAAGGTTTGGAAACTGTCGGAGACGACATTCAGTTGATGGAGCAGTATGTAGCTGAAATGGAGAGTATGGTTAAGGACGGTACGTTGAGTGTGGAGAATTATACGCCGCTTCAGTCAAATTTATCACTGGCACATTCAGTTATTATAAAATCGTTGGAATCGAGATCAGTAACAAATAAAAGTTTCTCTGCTGAAGCTCAATTGGAAGAATTATTGCAGCTATATATGAAGCGCACAGAATTGACAAGTCATAATATTTATACTGGTGAGAAGGGACTGGCAGGTACTTCTTTCGGTTTTTGCGAGATAGAAAAAGAAGAAAGCCCACTTCTTTATGAAACTGAAATCGAAGACGGAATCGATGATGGGGTTGGCAATGTAAAGTCTAAACTGGAATTCAATGACAAGAGGAATATATTCAGTGGTAGTTTGTCTGCATCAATAGTCGATACAACCAAAATGGAAATGGGAAAAGATGCATTAAAAACCAAAGTACTCTATAGTGATTTAAATCTTGATGTACCTTATGGTAACACGAGTCAATTGGAATATTTACTTCTCGGTAAAAACCAAGGTATAAAAGGAGAAGTCGGAATTGGCCAAATCGATATCTCTCACGAAAAATCACCGCTTGGAGCAACTATCAAATTACCTCATGCTGATGCAAAAACAAACATCGAAAATTACACTATCTCTGCAGGTGCTAGTGCTTCAGTATTAAAATTTGAATTTAAACTCGAACCTTTTAATTTATTTGGATATGACGCTTTAGAAGAATGGTTTGGAGTTGAAGAGGATCCATATTTAGGTTTTGATTTAATAATTGGCGGAGCAGGTATTGGTGGCTCAGTAGGAACAGAAACCGGTTTCTTCATTGCAGGTGGAATTGGTTTTGGAGGAAAGATTGGTGTTGAACAAGATGAGGATTAA
- a CDS encoding DUF5344 family protein: protein MSEEIKVAYEEANKLISNIQSSADSLESDFLQLFADKNELNAVKKVREYNEALIKVTEAYKRLLTQNNGTALKAIESFRTMDDSLSNSIKGVAK from the coding sequence ATGAGTGAAGAAATAAAAGTCGCCTATGAGGAGGCAAACAAACTAATAAGTAACATTCAAAGCAGTGCTGACAGCCTTGAATCAGATTTCCTACAATTATTTGCTGATAAGAATGAATTGAACGCAGTAAAGAAAGTAAGGGAATATAATGAAGCATTGATAAAAGTAACTGAGGCTTATAAACGGCTACTGACACAAAATAACGGAACAGCTCTAAAAGCAATTGAATCTTTCCGTACGATGGATGACTCTCTATCTAATTCGATAAAGGGAGTGGCCAAGTGA
- a CDS encoding DUF5082 family protein, which produces MSLLASLMAGRADKLEQLSRLRYVKSSIESLQIDMVQHSRTITEPALPSNAWKGSTADNFDEKRDKALRSFKKISQNEIDEAIRLIDNKIGTIQTSIHTTDLRIEKEKQRIQKEK; this is translated from the coding sequence ATGTCCTTACTGGCATCTTTAATGGCTGGCCGTGCTGATAAGTTAGAGCAGCTGTCACGTCTTCGTTACGTTAAATCCTCTATAGAATCCCTTCAAATTGACATGGTTCAGCATAGCAGAACCATTACTGAACCTGCACTTCCCTCCAATGCATGGAAAGGAAGTACAGCAGATAATTTTGACGAGAAACGTGATAAAGCCTTACGTTCTTTTAAGAAAATCTCTCAAAATGAAATAGACGAGGCAATTAGGTTGATCGATAACAAAATCGGTACGATTCAAACCAGTATTCATACTACTGATCTTAGAATAGAAAAAGAAAAGCAGCGTATCCAGAAAGAAAAGTGA
- a CDS encoding MurR/RpiR family transcriptional regulator — translation MNGGLTLLRESLPSIKPSEKNAASYILAHPAEVVTLSVQELAVKSGSSEAAVIRLCKSIGVTGYRELKLKIAGDLQNENVNKGAFDEIEPNDTVEHLIEAMAEKHIQSIDQTMQVNDAKALERAVTMISRARKIDFYGVGASYLVAQDGEQKFGRIGKWCTAYSDAHQQLASAANLTFGDVAFAISYSGETGQLLQVLQRARDAGATTIVMTKLGPNRLQQLADIQLFTVAKEARIRSAATSSRIVQMYLMDIIYTAVAGRDYEHTIEALEKSRQAIQQAFQTEQK, via the coding sequence GTGAATGGCGGTTTGACACTGCTTCGGGAAAGCTTGCCCTCGATCAAGCCTTCTGAAAAAAACGCAGCAAGCTACATACTTGCCCATCCAGCTGAGGTGGTGACGCTTTCGGTGCAGGAGCTGGCAGTGAAAAGCGGGTCGAGTGAGGCAGCCGTTATCCGTCTTTGTAAATCGATAGGTGTGACCGGGTATCGGGAATTGAAGCTGAAGATTGCAGGAGATTTACAAAATGAAAACGTTAACAAAGGGGCGTTTGATGAAATTGAGCCGAACGATACGGTTGAACATTTAATCGAAGCGATGGCAGAAAAGCATATCCAGTCGATCGATCAGACGATGCAAGTGAATGATGCCAAGGCGCTTGAAAGGGCAGTGACTATGATATCGAGAGCGCGAAAGATCGATTTTTATGGAGTCGGAGCCTCTTATCTCGTGGCTCAGGATGGCGAGCAGAAATTCGGGCGGATCGGTAAATGGTGTACGGCCTACAGTGATGCGCATCAGCAATTGGCGTCGGCTGCGAATCTCACATTCGGGGATGTGGCTTTTGCAATCAGCTATTCCGGGGAAACCGGCCAATTGCTGCAGGTTTTGCAGCGAGCCAGAGATGCAGGGGCAACTACCATCGTGATGACGAAGCTGGGGCCGAATCGGCTGCAGCAGCTGGCTGATATCCAGCTGTTTACAGTGGCGAAAGAGGCGCGCATCCGCAGTGCAGCCACAAGCTCCCGGATTGTCCAAATGTACTTGATGGATATCATCTATACGGCAGTGGCGGGACGCGACTATGAGCATACGATCGAGGCTTTGGAAAAATCACGGCAGGCGATTCAGCAAGCATTTCAAACAGAGCAAAAGTGA
- the murQ gene encoding N-acetylmuramic acid 6-phosphate etherase, with product MLEKLTTEKRNESTMQLDQLSTREVLQLMNKEDRTVPEAVEAALPAIEAAVQQVIATFQAGGRLIYTGAGTSGRLGILDAVECPPTFSTPEEMVQGLLAGGMSAFRKAKEGAEDNPELGARELEEIGLSAKDTIIGIAASGRTPYVIGALDYAAAVGAATVSIACNKGAAISKHAKISIEVETGPEILTGSTRLKAGTAQKLVLNMISTASMVGVGKVYKNLMVDVKPTNDKLRERAKRIIMEATGADYASAEKVLEQADGQVKTAIIMLLLDVPKEEAEVKLHDAGGFVRTAIKA from the coding sequence ATGCTGGAGAAATTAACGACAGAAAAGCGGAACGAAAGCACGATGCAGCTGGATCAGCTTTCTACGAGGGAAGTCCTTCAGCTGATGAACAAGGAAGATCGGACAGTGCCCGAAGCGGTGGAAGCAGCCCTGCCGGCAATCGAAGCTGCGGTGCAGCAGGTGATTGCGACTTTCCAGGCTGGCGGCAGACTTATCTATACGGGCGCAGGGACCAGCGGCAGACTCGGGATTTTGGATGCGGTCGAATGTCCGCCCACATTCAGCACACCGGAAGAGATGGTGCAAGGTTTGCTGGCAGGCGGTATGTCTGCATTCCGAAAGGCGAAGGAGGGAGCGGAGGATAATCCGGAGCTTGGGGCGAGAGAGCTGGAGGAAATCGGATTATCGGCAAAAGATACCATAATTGGCATTGCTGCAAGCGGCAGGACGCCATATGTGATTGGGGCGCTGGATTATGCGGCGGCTGTGGGTGCGGCAACAGTCAGCATTGCTTGCAATAAAGGAGCGGCTATATCTAAGCATGCGAAGATCAGCATTGAGGTAGAAACCGGTCCGGAAATACTGACAGGATCGACAAGACTGAAAGCCGGAACAGCGCAGAAGCTTGTGCTCAATATGATTTCCACTGCCAGCATGGTAGGTGTCGGTAAAGTATATAAGAACCTAATGGTAGATGTGAAGCCGACGAATGACAAGCTCCGGGAGCGTGCCAAACGCATCATCATGGAAGCGACCGGTGCGGATTATGCGTCAGCTGAAAAAGTCCTGGAGCAAGCAGATGGTCAAGTCAAAACAGCGATTATCATGTTATTGCTCGATGTCCCGAAAGAGGAGGCCGAGGTGAAGCTGCATGATGCAGGAGGATTTGTCCGTACAGCGATAAAAGCGTAA
- a CDS encoding PTS transporter subunit EIIC: MAKMNQMAEAILREVGGEQNIISLTHCMTRVRLHVKDETQVDFDGLKRIDGVMGVVADDTIQIVVGPGTVNKVSDEISRITGLGVGEEAAEIDDLTFEEKAQIKLENMKEKNKTPIKFLLRRIGNIFIPLIPGLIASGIINGGVSFAVNAGADPTLAIVQILQLIGGSLFSFLAILVGWNTAKEFGGSPVLGAIAGMILFNPALANITLFGEALVPGRGGLFGVIFAAWLMSFIEKRVRKIMPGSIDIIFTPILTVLFVGIASLLVIMPVAGVLSEGITTGINAVLDIGGVVAGAILAGFFLPLVMVGLHHGLTPIHVELIQTFTFTALLPILAMAGGGQVGASIAIFVKTRNKRLRNIIKGALPAGFLGIGEPLLYGVTLPLGRPFVTACLGAAIGGATQALFATGATAIGVSGLSLTPLIAEGKYLQYLIGIFVAYIAGFLFTYFFGFKEEMAKDI; the protein is encoded by the coding sequence ATGGCGAAGATGAACCAAATGGCAGAAGCCATTCTCCGCGAAGTGGGCGGAGAACAGAACATCATTTCTTTGACACACTGCATGACACGGGTCCGTTTGCATGTGAAGGATGAGACACAGGTCGATTTTGATGGGCTGAAACGAATTGATGGTGTCATGGGTGTGGTAGCGGATGATACGATCCAGATTGTGGTCGGTCCTGGTACTGTCAATAAAGTCTCTGATGAAATCAGTCGCATCACCGGGCTCGGGGTAGGGGAAGAAGCAGCGGAAATCGATGATCTTACATTCGAGGAGAAAGCGCAAATCAAGTTGGAGAACATGAAGGAAAAGAATAAGACACCCATCAAGTTCCTGCTGCGACGTATCGGCAACATCTTCATCCCATTAATCCCTGGCTTGATTGCTTCTGGCATCATCAATGGCGGTGTCAGCTTTGCCGTCAATGCCGGCGCAGATCCTACACTCGCTATCGTCCAGATCCTGCAGCTGATCGGCGGCAGTCTGTTCAGCTTCCTGGCGATACTTGTGGGCTGGAATACGGCGAAGGAATTCGGCGGTTCCCCGGTGCTGGGGGCCATCGCGGGTATGATTCTTTTCAATCCGGCATTGGCGAATATCACGTTATTCGGGGAAGCGCTTGTTCCGGGGCGGGGCGGACTGTTCGGCGTCATCTTTGCGGCGTGGCTGATGAGTTTCATCGAGAAGCGCGTACGAAAAATCATGCCCGGCAGCATTGATATCATTTTTACTCCTATCTTGACTGTTTTGTTTGTCGGTATTGCATCTCTGCTCGTCATCATGCCTGTTGCCGGGGTACTGTCAGAGGGAATTACAACCGGAATCAACGCTGTCCTGGATATCGGCGGTGTCGTTGCGGGGGCGATACTTGCCGGATTCTTCCTCCCGCTTGTCATGGTCGGGCTGCATCACGGTTTGACGCCGATTCATGTGGAGCTCATCCAGACATTCACATTCACTGCTTTGCTTCCCATCCTCGCGATGGCAGGAGGCGGTCAGGTCGGGGCTTCCATTGCCATTTTTGTCAAAACTCGCAATAAACGTCTGCGGAATATCATCAAGGGTGCTTTGCCGGCAGGCTTCCTCGGAATCGGGGAACCGCTTTTATACGGTGTCACCCTGCCGCTTGGACGTCCATTTGTAACGGCTTGTCTCGGTGCTGCCATAGGGGGAGCGACGCAGGCATTGTTTGCCACAGGAGCCACTGCCATCGGTGTGTCCGGGCTTTCCTTGACACCGCTCATTGCAGAAGGGAAATATCTGCAGTACTTGATTGGTATCTTTGTCGCTTATATTGCTGGATTCCTGTTTACTTATTTCTTCGGGTTCAAGGAAGAGATGGCAAAGGATATATAA
- a CDS encoding MupG family TIM beta-alpha barrel fold protein, with protein MLGVSVYLRDRIKEEEIRRFHEAGFCSIFTSLHIPEEDAAAYRTNLQLLGSIAAGLKMELIADISTASMEKLGLDWNEAETVLDWGVTGLRIDYGIEDAVIIRLSQKMKVALNASTLTEDHLGKLLSGGLHTANTEVWHNFYPRPETGLAHSDFLAKNMLFQSYGLKVQAFIPGDRNLRGPLYQGLPTLERHRAYGTFAAFTELKAYHVDKILIGDPDVTDETLEQLKEAGTIITLRAKAFGDRTEAHELLEKGTHNRPDLARDVIRSEESRMSGMFEEASIPPFNCIDRNKGAITIDNDLYMRYKGEIQITRRTLPQDDKVNVIGQVIPEDVPLLNYIEGGSPFRIIWI; from the coding sequence ATGTTAGGTGTTTCTGTGTATTTACGGGATCGGATCAAGGAAGAGGAAATCAGGAGATTCCACGAAGCTGGCTTCTGCAGCATCTTTACATCCCTTCACATCCCGGAGGAAGATGCCGCTGCTTATCGGACGAATCTGCAGCTCTTGGGTTCGATTGCTGCCGGTTTGAAGATGGAATTGATAGCGGATATTTCGACTGCTTCCATGGAAAAGCTGGGTTTGGATTGGAATGAAGCCGAGACGGTATTGGACTGGGGAGTGACGGGTCTGCGGATCGATTATGGTATCGAGGATGCTGTCATCATCCGGCTGTCGCAAAAGATGAAGGTTGCACTGAATGCCAGTACGCTTACCGAGGATCATTTGGGGAAATTGCTTTCTGGAGGCCTTCACACCGCCAATACCGAGGTGTGGCATAACTTCTATCCCCGGCCTGAAACAGGGCTTGCGCACAGTGACTTTCTGGCAAAGAATATGCTTTTCCAATCGTATGGCTTAAAAGTGCAGGCGTTCATACCTGGAGACCGCAACCTGCGGGGACCGCTTTATCAAGGATTGCCGACGCTGGAGCGGCATCGGGCCTATGGCACATTTGCTGCGTTTACCGAACTGAAAGCTTATCACGTGGACAAAATCCTCATCGGGGATCCCGATGTGACAGATGAAACATTGGAACAGCTGAAGGAAGCAGGCACTATCATCACCCTGCGTGCCAAAGCGTTTGGCGACAGGACGGAGGCACATGAGCTGCTGGAAAAGGGGACACATAACCGTCCGGATCTGGCACGGGATGTCATTCGTTCGGAGGAATCCAGGATGAGCGGGATGTTCGAAGAGGCATCCATTCCACCTTTCAACTGTATCGATCGAAACAAAGGGGCCATTACGATCGATAACGACCTGTATATGCGTTACAAAGGTGAAATCCAAATCACCAGGAGAACATTGCCGCAAGACGATAAAGTCAATGTCATCGGGCAAGTCATACCGGAAGATGTGCCGCTTTTGAATTATATCGAAGGCGGCAGTCCTTTCAGGATCATATGGATATAA